The following is a genomic window from Caldicellulosiruptor danielii.
ATGGCTTTCGCCCCCACCACTTACCAAGCCCTGTTAAAGTCTGACCTGCACCTGCTTTTCGCTCTTTGAAGGCTTCTTTTGAAAGCTTTGATACAGGAAATTGAACTTCTATAAAAGATTTCTCCACCTTTCTTCATCTCCCTAAAGTCAAAGATTTATGTCCGTATTTTTATTCATCATATATAATCTTTTGGTCTAACACGTTTTCAAAGTCAAGCTGCTTGAGTTGTTTTTGACTTACAGGGTTTTCAAGTAAAGCATATTTTAGTGCCATTCTCCAGCCCCGCCTATCATTTACCCTGCCTGTTGCGGCGTTTGTAACTCCGTATAGCCACCAGCGCTCTTCCGGTCGCAAGCCCTGCCAGTTGACTATTGCAACAGGTACCTGCGAATCATCGGTGCAATCTTCCAGTGCCCAAAGCAAAACCACAAGTTCTTTTCCCAAAAGCCTGTGAACGGGATTTTGCCCAACCTTCCACTTAGATTTCTTAAAACCCTCTTTTTCAAGCCTGAAATTGAACTCCTGTGCAACATACGGTGCAACTCTCTGCCACAACCATTTAGGAACAACTACTTTGAGCTGATTGTGAAGAGGACTGTTCTCATCAATATCCTGTACATCCTTCCCTTCTTGCCATATAAATCTTTCATATACTTTTACTGTCTCGTTCTTCCCTTGAGGAATTACCACCATAAAATGGTGTTGCGTCTCAGATGGTACATATCCAAAGCCAATTGATGCTACAACATTTTTCTTTTTGGATTTACTCATTCTGTGTTATTACCTCCTTGAAGTCATGAAGCGTCTTGCCCTTTTGCTTTGTCCACTCTTCAAAGTTTTTTGCATCTTCAAATAAGAGCTCTGTAATGACAACTGCAACATTTTGAACTTCATTATTATAAAACTCAGCCTTGACCTTTTCAATTAGTTTTAAAATTTCATTAGCTTCTACCCCTTGACGTATATTATTTGTAAGCACAATATAGTTCTCATCATCCTTATAAACATCAATGGAATATCTAACAAGTTTGCCGCCAAAACTTTTCAAAAGTTCAATTTCTCTTTGAACTTCAAGCAAATTAAATAGCTGAATCTTATTCTTAGCACCTGCAACTTTGAGCCGCACTGGTTTTGTATAGTCAAGTTCAATCTCCTTTATCATAACTTTACCTGTTTTATCTTTATTTATTGGTATATGTTTTAACTCAGAAAAAACTCCGTCCTTTTCTGCAACCACAATAATTACCTTTGCATCGTCTGGAATTATAATATCACCATTTTCGGCAATTTTGCCGTTGTATCTGGGGTTTGTACCATCTGTTGTGTATTTTACAGTTGCCTGTGGCGCTGTTCTTACTTTTATGTGAACTCTCCCTTCGCTGTCACCATACTTTATATTATCATCAAGCATAATTGGACACTCATACTTTACAACATCGCCTTTTGGATGATAACCTGTTGAATCAATGCAAAGGAAATTTAGCTTTGCCGCTTTTGTTCTAAACTCGTTGATATTTGGCACAACCGGTGAGTTTTCTG
Proteins encoded in this region:
- a CDS encoding DUF3780 domain-containing protein, whose translation is MSKSKKKNVVASIGFGYVPSETQHHFMVVIPQGKNETVKVYERFIWQEGKDVQDIDENSPLHNQLKVVVPKWLWQRVAPYVAQEFNFRLEKEGFKKSKWKVGQNPVHRLLGKELVVLLWALEDCTDDSQVPVAIVNWQGLRPEERWWLYGVTNAATGRVNDRRGWRMALKYALLENPVSQKQLKQLDFENVLDQKIIYDE